A window of the Lysinibacillus irui genome harbors these coding sequences:
- a CDS encoding ammonium transporter has protein sequence MDEVLLSVNLIWVMLGTILVFFMHAGFAMVEAGFTRSKNAVNIIMKNFLTISIGGIVYFLCGYAIMFGDTLGGIFGTSGFALNGVDDLSFFIFQTMFAATGATILSGAVAERTNIFAYIGVIILMSLVVYPVVGHWVWSGQGWLTDLGFIDFAGSTVVHLTGAVAAFVAAVMVGPRLGKYENGRVNVITGHSIPLGALGVFLLWFGWFGFNGASTLAADPELVPNVIANTFFAAAAGVAATAFYTKFRYGHIDGSLTLNGALAGLVGITAGAANVSIIGSLIIGLVAAPFLVEGVRFLEWKLKVDDPVGAIAVHGICGIWGTLAVGLFDIGGQGLFYGGGFGLLGIQAIGIIATIAWVSVSVAVGLLIIKAFIPLRVTAEEEIAGLDVMEHGAPAYEFQDIFKSSAVRGETFAHRLTHFGKTQQNHVKEEQHV, from the coding sequence ATGGATGAAGTACTCTTATCTGTTAATTTAATTTGGGTGATGCTAGGCACAATTTTAGTATTCTTTATGCATGCAGGATTTGCCATGGTTGAGGCAGGATTTACTCGTTCTAAAAATGCAGTTAATATTATCATGAAGAATTTCCTTACTATTTCAATCGGCGGCATCGTCTATTTTTTATGTGGCTACGCCATAATGTTTGGCGACACATTAGGTGGTATTTTCGGCACTAGCGGCTTCGCCTTAAATGGGGTCGACGATCTTTCTTTCTTTATTTTCCAAACTATGTTTGCCGCAACAGGAGCAACTATATTATCTGGTGCTGTTGCAGAACGTACGAATATTTTCGCTTATATCGGAGTTATTATACTCATGTCTTTAGTTGTCTACCCTGTTGTAGGTCACTGGGTTTGGAGTGGTCAAGGCTGGTTAACAGATTTAGGCTTTATTGATTTTGCCGGATCTACGGTTGTTCACTTAACAGGGGCTGTCGCAGCATTTGTCGCAGCCGTTATGGTAGGACCACGACTTGGTAAATATGAAAATGGTCGGGTAAATGTTATTACAGGGCACAGTATTCCATTAGGCGCTTTAGGCGTATTTCTACTTTGGTTTGGTTGGTTTGGTTTTAATGGGGCATCTACTTTAGCCGCAGATCCTGAACTAGTTCCCAATGTCATTGCCAATACATTCTTTGCCGCAGCAGCTGGCGTAGCTGCTACCGCATTCTATACGAAATTTCGTTACGGACATATTGATGGTTCCCTTACATTAAACGGTGCATTAGCAGGTCTTGTAGGGATTACAGCTGGTGCTGCAAATGTTAGTATTATAGGTTCCCTTATTATTGGCCTTGTAGCAGCTCCATTCCTTGTTGAAGGTGTACGTTTCCTAGAGTGGAAGCTAAAAGTAGATGATCCCGTTGGAGCAATTGCTGTTCATGGGATATGTGGGATTTGGGGAACACTAGCCGTTGGATTATTTGACATCGGTGGTCAAGGCCTATTTTATGGTGGTGGATTTGGTCTGCTAGGTATCCAAGCAATCGGTATCATCGCAACCATTGCCTGGGTTAGCGTATCTGTGGCAGTTGGCCTTTTAATTATCAAAGCATTTATTCCATTACGCGTAACGGCTGAAGAAGAAATTGCTGGCTTAGATGTAATGGAACACGGTGCTCCAGCTTACGAATTCCAGGATATATTTAAAAGCTCCGCGGTTCGAGGGGAAACCTTCGCCCACCGTTTAACACACTTTGGTAAAACACAGCAAAACCATGTAAAAGAAGAACAACACGTATAA
- a CDS encoding methylated-DNA--[protein]-cysteine S-methyltransferase, which yields MGILYFDTLTYAQGEMYIVASDIGIVYIGTPNASFEEVEEWAKKRFKGYNFEENREKLQPYKEQLIAFFNKELTEFDLPIHVKGTPFQLAVWDALKELPYGTTTSYGNIAQRIGNPKAVRAVGSAIGANPILAIIPCHRVIGKNGQLTGFRSGLEMKQFLLDLEKA from the coding sequence ATGGGAATATTGTATTTTGATACATTGACGTATGCACAAGGAGAAATGTATATTGTAGCTTCAGATATAGGTATTGTTTATATAGGAACGCCCAATGCTTCATTTGAAGAGGTTGAAGAGTGGGCAAAAAAACGATTTAAAGGATACAATTTTGAAGAGAACCGAGAAAAATTACAACCGTATAAAGAACAACTAATAGCTTTTTTTAACAAGGAACTAACTGAATTTGACCTACCCATTCATGTAAAAGGAACGCCTTTTCAATTAGCGGTTTGGGATGCTCTTAAAGAATTACCCTATGGAACAACGACATCGTATGGGAATATCGCACAGCGTATTGGTAATCCGAAAGCGGTGAGAGCTGTAGGCAGTGCAATTGGAGCAAATCCAATTCTAGCTATTATTCCGTGTCATCGTGTCATTGGCAAAAATGGTCAATTAACTGGTTTTCGCAGTGGCCTAGAGATGAAGCAGTTTTTACTTGATTTAGAGAAAGCTTAA
- a CDS encoding ABC transporter ATP-binding protein — MNTPYEPAIHFQQVHFSVNDKLILKSITGSFPKGQITTLVGPSGAGKTTLLKLCNGLLSPTNGHILIDNQPISTYEPTTLRRHVGIALQAAPMITGTVLENLAIPRTLQGQKLSQQEAIQFLEDVGLDESFLHQSASELSGGQRQKVSIARTLINQSSILLLDEITSALDRQSVQEIEKLIATINKKYNVTMIWITHNLQQALTIGHYTWVMMDGELIETGKSALLKAPTNPRVAEFVQGVSK, encoded by the coding sequence ATGAACACGCCTTACGAGCCTGCCATTCATTTTCAACAAGTTCACTTTTCAGTAAATGACAAATTGATATTAAAGTCAATTACTGGGTCATTTCCTAAAGGCCAAATTACTACCCTTGTCGGTCCCTCTGGGGCGGGTAAAACAACTTTATTAAAATTATGTAATGGCCTTCTTTCTCCAACAAATGGACACATACTAATTGATAATCAGCCCATCTCTACCTATGAGCCTACAACCTTAAGAAGACATGTAGGTATTGCTTTACAGGCAGCTCCTATGATAACGGGCACTGTACTAGAAAATCTTGCAATCCCACGAACATTGCAAGGACAAAAACTATCACAACAGGAGGCCATCCAATTTTTAGAGGATGTCGGTTTAGATGAAAGCTTCCTCCACCAATCAGCCAGCGAATTATCGGGAGGCCAACGTCAAAAGGTCTCGATCGCAAGAACACTAATCAATCAGTCCTCTATTTTGTTATTAGATGAAATAACATCTGCACTGGATCGTCAATCAGTACAGGAAATTGAAAAGCTGATCGCTACAATAAATAAAAAATACAATGTTACGATGATTTGGATTACACATAATTTACAACAAGCATTAACAATCGGGCATTACACATGGGTCATGATGGATGGAGAATTAATCGAAACCGGTAAAAGCGCTTTACTCAAAGCCCCAACAAATCCACGCGTAGCAGAATTTGTACAGGGGGTAAGCAAATGA
- a CDS encoding ABC transporter permease encodes MTYTALLLSLIFVCIPLLLSKTLKLGLERDTLIATFRSIVQLLAVGYILKFIFEANSYIYIFLMVALMIIVATLNARKKGAGIKGITWKIALTLVMIEIVTQGVLLGFKIVPATAQYIIPISGMLIGNSMVLSILFLNRFTAEITSHKDQMELILSLGGSPKQAIHRQLINAIKASMIPTIESQKTIGLVQLPGMMSGQIIGGADPIQAVQFQLLIIFALLTTATLSSIMIGFLSYPALFNERMQLLEMK; translated from the coding sequence ATGACCTATACAGCTTTATTACTATCTTTGATTTTTGTATGTATCCCCCTTCTATTATCCAAAACATTAAAATTAGGACTTGAAAGAGATACACTTATCGCAACATTTCGCTCTATCGTTCAATTGCTTGCGGTCGGTTATATTTTAAAGTTTATCTTCGAGGCCAACAGCTATATCTATATTTTTCTCATGGTAGCTTTAATGATTATAGTCGCTACGTTAAATGCACGAAAAAAAGGAGCAGGCATTAAGGGGATCACCTGGAAAATAGCACTTACACTAGTGATGATCGAAATAGTGACACAAGGCGTTTTGCTTGGCTTTAAAATTGTTCCGGCAACTGCCCAATATATAATCCCTATTAGTGGCATGTTAATTGGTAATTCAATGGTGCTATCCATTTTATTTTTAAATCGATTCACTGCTGAAATTACTAGTCATAAGGATCAAATGGAATTGATTTTATCATTAGGAGGGTCACCAAAGCAGGCCATACATCGACAGCTGATCAATGCTATTAAGGCTAGTATGATTCCTACTATTGAAAGCCAAAAAACTATCGGTTTAGTACAGTTGCCAGGAATGATGAGCGGTCAAATTATTGGCGGAGCAGATCCAATCCAAGCCGTCCAATTTCAACTTTTAATTATTTTCGCTCTACTAACAACAGCTACATTATCCAGCATCATGATTGGCTTTTTAAGCTATCCTGCGTTATTTAATGAACGAATGCAATTACTTGAAATGAAATAA
- a CDS encoding proline dehydrogenase family protein: protein MLLRDFFIHLSENQLLNSAAKKYGLKLGAQSVVAGTNIEETIASIKELNAHHISCTVDNLGEFVANKEEATAAKEKILAVIEAIHENGVDAHISLKPSQLGLDIDVDFCYDNLYEIVEKAASYDIFVNFDMEDYGRLQTSFDMVEELSKTFNNVGTVIQSYFYRAKDDIEKFKDYRLRIVKGAYKEPVEVAYQDKLDIDLNFIELIEYHLLHGKFTSIATHDHNIIAHVKRFVADHNIPLDKFEFQMLYGFRTDMQKELAKEGYNFCVYVPFGEDWYGYFMRRLAERPQNLNLVTKQVFTKKTNTVLAVAAGAFVLGRLTKRKK from the coding sequence ATGTTATTACGCGATTTTTTCATCCATTTATCTGAAAACCAACTATTAAATAGTGCTGCAAAGAAATATGGCCTAAAATTAGGAGCACAAAGTGTAGTAGCTGGTACAAATATTGAAGAAACCATTGCAAGCATCAAAGAACTAAATGCACATCATATTTCTTGTACAGTAGATAACCTAGGTGAATTTGTTGCAAATAAAGAAGAAGCTACTGCTGCAAAAGAAAAAATCCTTGCTGTAATCGAAGCTATTCATGAGAATGGTGTTGATGCACATATTTCATTAAAACCATCCCAATTAGGTTTAGATATTGATGTTGATTTTTGTTATGACAACCTGTATGAAATTGTAGAAAAAGCCGCTTCTTATGATATATTTGTTAACTTTGATATGGAAGACTATGGACGTCTGCAAACATCTTTTGATATGGTAGAAGAATTATCAAAAACATTTAATAATGTTGGAACAGTAATCCAGTCTTACTTTTACCGTGCAAAAGACGATATCGAAAAATTCAAAGACTACCGTTTACGCATTGTAAAAGGAGCTTATAAAGAGCCAGTAGAAGTAGCTTACCAAGATAAATTAGATATTGATTTAAACTTTATTGAGTTGATTGAATACCATTTACTTCATGGTAAATTTACATCTATTGCAACACATGATCATAATATCATTGCTCATGTTAAACGATTTGTTGCGGATCACAATATTCCGCTCGATAAATTTGAATTCCAAATGCTATACGGTTTCCGTACAGATATGCAAAAAGAGCTTGCAAAAGAAGGCTATAACTTCTGTGTATACGTTCCATTCGGCGAAGATTGGTACGGCTACTTTATGCGCCGTTTAGCTGAACGGCCTCAAAACCTTAACCTTGTAACAAAGCAAGTGTTTACGAAAAAAACGAATACAGTTCTTGCTGTAGCAGCAGGTGCATTCGTTCTTGGTCGTTTAACAAAACGCAAAAAATAA
- a CDS encoding response regulator transcription factor, translating into MIRIVIAEDQGMLLGALRSLLSMEEDMEVVGLAKNGEEALMLVEEHQPDICIMDIEMPVKTGLDAAEEMHSTGSNCKVIILTTFARPGYFERARKAGVRGYLLKDSPIEELVTAIRTIMDGKRIYAPELVDFVYEDDSENPLTERESQVLTLVAEGKTTKEIAAELFLSAGTVRNYISTILEKLNVGNRIEAIARFKEKGWNK; encoded by the coding sequence ATGATACGAATTGTAATTGCTGAAGATCAGGGGATGCTATTAGGCGCTCTTCGCTCTTTACTTAGTATGGAGGAGGATATGGAGGTCGTTGGCTTAGCAAAAAATGGTGAGGAAGCATTGATGCTTGTGGAAGAGCATCAGCCTGATATTTGTATTATGGATATTGAAATGCCAGTTAAAACTGGACTAGACGCAGCAGAAGAAATGCATAGCACTGGATCAAATTGTAAAGTCATTATTTTAACTACATTTGCAAGGCCAGGATACTTTGAGCGTGCTAGAAAGGCGGGCGTAAGGGGCTACTTATTAAAGGATAGTCCTATTGAGGAACTAGTTACTGCAATCCGTACCATCATGGACGGCAAACGCATTTATGCGCCAGAACTTGTTGATTTTGTCTATGAGGATGATAGTGAAAATCCTTTAACAGAACGGGAAAGCCAGGTACTGACACTTGTGGCGGAGGGCAAGACTACTAAGGAAATTGCCGCAGAGCTGTTTTTATCCGCTGGTACGGTTCGTAATTATATTTCAACGATTCTAGAAAAACTAAATGTCGGTAATCGTATTGAGGCTATTGCACGCTTTAAAGAAAAAGGATGGAACAAATAA
- a CDS encoding sensor histidine kinase: protein MLRKWHSIIPNSPMLSVYLWIIFCFLPFFFIFRKSSYIEISIGITFLMLYFIFYRFSMNSKSGLVYMWISFEMVINIVMTILYGYVYLSIFTAFFIGNIRRPVGFYIMYGLHIGFTVISTGAGFFVELHLFLSQLPFVVLTILAVVLLPLTIYSKNKRENLEGQLETANERIAELIVFEERQRIARDLHDTLGQKLSMIGLKSDLASRLIERDPQQALVEIKDIRQTASIALKEVRELVSDMRTAKFEDELMRISQILKAAEMEFIFEGDKNALQVPPLVENVLSMCLKEAVNNVVKHSGATKCEIAFHQNFKEVYLVVRDNGQGITKKQAWKTGNGLNGMRERLEFINGSFKIESVEGTTLTVTIPVTITHQNVKENLKNI from the coding sequence ATGTTGAGGAAATGGCATAGTATTATTCCGAATAGTCCAATGCTCAGCGTATATTTATGGATTATTTTTTGTTTCCTACCGTTTTTCTTTATTTTTAGAAAATCATCATACATTGAAATATCAATAGGTATTACATTTTTAATGCTCTATTTTATTTTCTATCGATTTTCCATGAATTCGAAAAGCGGCTTAGTTTATATGTGGATTAGCTTCGAGATGGTCATTAATATAGTCATGACCATTCTATATGGTTATGTATATCTATCTATTTTCACAGCCTTTTTTATTGGTAACATAAGAAGACCGGTCGGCTTTTATATTATGTATGGTCTACATATAGGGTTTACAGTTATTTCTACAGGAGCAGGCTTTTTTGTTGAGCTCCACTTATTTTTATCACAGCTACCCTTTGTAGTGTTGACCATTTTAGCTGTTGTCTTATTGCCATTAACGATTTATTCCAAAAATAAGCGTGAAAACTTGGAAGGTCAATTAGAGACTGCGAATGAACGTATTGCTGAGTTAATTGTTTTTGAAGAACGTCAACGGATAGCTCGTGATTTACATGATACGCTGGGTCAAAAATTGTCTATGATTGGTTTAAAAAGTGATCTTGCCTCTAGGCTGATAGAACGTGACCCACAGCAAGCTTTAGTTGAGATTAAGGATATACGCCAGACGGCTAGTATCGCCTTAAAAGAGGTACGTGAATTGGTTTCGGACATGCGCACGGCGAAATTTGAAGATGAGCTCATGCGTATTTCCCAAATATTAAAGGCGGCAGAAATGGAGTTTATCTTTGAGGGCGATAAAAATGCATTGCAAGTTCCACCGCTTGTAGAAAACGTTTTATCTATGTGCTTAAAAGAGGCAGTCAATAATGTTGTCAAACATAGTGGAGCAACCAAATGCGAAATTGCTTTTCATCAAAACTTTAAGGAAGTTTACTTAGTAGTCCGAGATAATGGACAAGGAATAACGAAAAAACAAGCATGGAAAACTGGTAATGGATTAAATGGGATGCGGGAACGCTTAGAGTTTATTAATGGGTCCTTTAAAATTGAAAGTGTTGAAGGTACTACATTAACGGTTACGATTCCAGTGACGATTACACATCAAAATGTCAAAGAAAATTTGAAGAACATATAG
- a CDS encoding fatty acid desaturase, whose protein sequence is MATIKEKTKKLRQDVAPFAKSDTRKSVFQMINTIVPLIALWVAGYLLVDVSPWLTVGLSVISAGFVVRTFIIFHDCTHGSFFKSKKANDWVGFFTGVLTSFPYEKWKREHTIHHATSSNLDKRGIGDIDMMTVEEYLQASKGQRLWYRFYRNPFVMFGLGPLYMVLVLNRFNRKDAKKKERFNTVLTNIVIVGLCASLIFFMGWQAFLLVQGVTLFIAGSLGIWLFYIQHTYEDSYFEHNSEWDYVKAAVEGSSYYKLPKILQWVTGNIGFHHVHHLAPRVPNYNLEKAHNETPPLHMATTITLATSLESLRYKLYDEDQGKFVTFKEVNEIIKRKERGSIAA, encoded by the coding sequence ATGGCAACAATTAAAGAAAAAACGAAAAAGTTACGCCAAGATGTAGCGCCATTTGCTAAATCAGATACGCGTAAAAGTGTTTTTCAAATGATAAATACAATTGTACCGTTAATTGCATTGTGGGTAGCAGGTTACTTGTTAGTGGATGTTTCACCTTGGCTAACTGTCGGTTTAAGTGTCATTTCAGCTGGGTTCGTCGTAAGAACTTTTATTATCTTTCACGATTGCACACATGGTTCATTTTTCAAAAGTAAAAAGGCAAACGACTGGGTTGGATTTTTTACGGGAGTACTAACATCATTCCCATATGAAAAGTGGAAACGTGAACATACAATTCACCATGCAACAAGCTCGAATCTAGACAAGCGTGGTATTGGTGATATTGATATGATGACAGTGGAGGAATATTTACAAGCTTCAAAAGGTCAACGATTATGGTATCGTTTTTATCGAAACCCATTTGTTATGTTTGGGTTAGGGCCTTTATATATGGTACTTGTCTTAAATCGCTTTAATCGTAAGGATGCAAAGAAAAAGGAACGTTTCAACACGGTGTTAACGAATATTGTCATTGTCGGATTGTGTGCCTCTTTAATTTTCTTTATGGGCTGGCAAGCATTTCTATTAGTCCAAGGTGTTACATTATTTATTGCCGGATCATTAGGAATTTGGTTATTTTATATCCAGCACACATATGAAGATTCATACTTTGAACATAACTCAGAGTGGGATTATGTGAAAGCCGCAGTTGAGGGTAGCTCGTATTATAAATTACCGAAAATTTTACAATGGGTTACAGGGAATATCGGATTCCATCATGTCCATCACTTAGCCCCTCGTGTACCTAACTATAATCTTGAAAAAGCACATAATGAAACACCGCCATTACATATGGCGACAACGATTACTTTAGCTACAAGCTTAGAATCATTACGTTACAAGCTATATGATGAAGATCAAGGTAAATTTGTTACGTTTAAAGAAGTAAATGAAATTATAAAACGCAAAGAAAGAGGCAGCATTGCCGCTTAG
- a CDS encoding GNAT family N-acetyltransferase produces MIRFMEEQDIPEVLDIYNDIILTSKAVYRYEIQSLDEKMQWFKEQQALGNPLLVFEENGMIAGFATYSQFRPYPGYQYTMEHSVYVHKEHYQKGIATKLMHRLIAFAQENGVKTLVAGIDGENIGSIKAHEKLGFEYVGTIRNAGYKFEQWLDLVFYQLHLVGPK; encoded by the coding sequence ATGATTCGATTCATGGAAGAACAAGATATACCTGAAGTTTTGGACATCTATAATGATATTATTTTAACAAGCAAGGCAGTCTATCGATATGAAATACAATCTTTGGATGAAAAAATGCAGTGGTTTAAGGAGCAGCAGGCACTAGGAAATCCTTTGCTTGTTTTCGAGGAAAATGGGATGATCGCTGGCTTTGCTACCTACAGTCAATTCCGCCCATATCCCGGTTACCAATATACAATGGAGCACTCTGTTTACGTGCATAAAGAGCATTATCAAAAAGGGATTGCCACTAAGCTTATGCACAGGCTCATAGCATTTGCACAAGAGAATGGTGTGAAAACGCTTGTAGCAGGTATAGATGGTGAAAATATTGGTAGTATAAAGGCACATGAAAAATTAGGCTTTGAATATGTAGGAACAATCAGAAATGCAGGTTATAAGTTTGAACAATGGCTAGACCTTGTGTTTTATCAACTGCATTTGGTTGGACCGAAATGA